CAAGATGAATTTCCATATTTCCGGTTCCTTTAAATTCTTCATAGATAACATCATCCATTTTTGAGCCGGTATCAACCAGCGCGGTTGCGATGATGGTTAAACTACCCCCTTCTTCAATATTACGCGCAGCGCCAAAAAAACGTTTTGGTCGTTGTAGTGCATTCGCATCGACACCACCTGTTAATACCTTTCCAGAGGAAGGAATAACAGTATTATAAGCACGCGCTAAGCGGGTGATAGAGTCTAATAAAATAACGACATCCTTTTTGTGTTCGATCAAGCGTTTCGCTTTTTCAATCACAATTTCTGCGACTTGTACATGGCGAGTTGCAGGTTCATCAAAGGTACTTGCAATGACTTCACCACGAACAGAACGTCGCATATCGGTTACTTCTTCAGGACGCTCGTCAATTAATAAAACGATCAAGTAGCATTCTGGACAATTATGCGAAATCGATTGTGCGATATTCTGCATCATCATCGTTTTACCGGCCTTTGGAGGGGACACAATTAAACCACGTTGACCTTTCCCAGTCGGAGCGACTAAATCAATAATTCTAGCAGTAATGTCTTCTGTGCTACCGTTTCCGCGTTCGAGCGTAACTCGTTCGTCAGGGAATAAAGGGGTTAAGTTTTCAAATAAAACTCGATTTTTAGCATTTTCAGGCGCATCAAAATTAATTTCGCTTACTTTAAGTAAAGCAAAATAACGTTCAGATTCTTTAGGGGGACGAATTTTTCCTGAAACCGTGTCGCCAGTATGAAGATTAAAGCGTCGAATTTGACTAGGAGAAACATAAATATCATCAGGTCCGGCAAGGTACGAACCTTCTGCA
The Candidatus Rickettsiella isopodorum DNA segment above includes these coding regions:
- the rho gene encoding transcription termination factor Rho, with the translated sequence MNLTELKKNSPAELVAIAEELKIDGLGRLHKKDMIFSILKALAKRGEDIYGDGVLEILPDGFGFLRSAEGSYLAGPDDIYVSPSQIRRFNLHTGDTVSGKIRPPKESERYFALLKVSEINFDAPENAKNRVLFENLTPLFPDERVTLERGNGSTEDITARIIDLVAPTGKGQRGLIVSPPKAGKTMMMQNIAQSISHNCPECYLIVLLIDERPEEVTDMRRSVRGEVIASTFDEPATRHVQVAEIVIEKAKRLIEHKKDVVILLDSITRLARAYNTVIPSSGKVLTGGVDANALQRPKRFFGAARNIEEGGSLTIIATALVDTGSKMDDVIYEEFKGTGNMEIHLDRRIAEKRIYPAIHLNRSGTRREELLAKPDVLQKMWILRKILQSMDEVTAMEFLIERLKNTKTNDEFFDSMKK